A stretch of Vairimorpha necatrix chromosome 2, complete sequence DNA encodes these proteins:
- a CDS encoding putative SP-containing protein, which translates to MFIFLVVTLSVFTYFYLHFRSLKDHGFSALYKKDNITIINDTYIDKLHIPSTVDELYSRCPRLSKEQYKNILIALRIYSNFRTSWLDDYKESINFKANKKAIDEFMSSLNEFVFLKENGIKECCDGLEKEHLYICGLLTSLVPKDKTFEINTPIEKYLEEPFASLKKQAEDMWDENIKNQLYKEMIKITHKGKDLLITVDSYVWIRLFVYFDIITALELH; encoded by the coding sequence atgtttatttttttggtaGTAACTTTAAGTGTGTTCacgtatttttatttgcatTTTAGATCTCTAAAAGACCATGGTTTCTCAGCTCTATACAAAAAAGACAATATAACTATTATAAATGACACCTACATTGATAAACTTCATATTCCCAGCACCGTGGATGAACTATACTCTCGATGTCCGAGATTAAGTAAagaacaatataaaaatatattaattgcGCTGAGAATATATTCTAATTTTAGAACTAGTTGGCTAGATGATTATAAAGAATCTATAAACTTTAaagcaaataaaaaagcGATCGATGAATTTATGTCCTCATTAAAtgaatttgtatttttgaaGGAAAACGGAATAAAAGAATGTTGCGACGGATTGGAGAAAGAGCATCTATACATTTGTGGCCTATTAACTTCATTAGTTCCAAAAGACAAAACGtttgaaataaatacacctatagaaaaatatcttGAAGAACCTTTTGCATCTCTAAAAAAACAGGCTGAAGATATGTGGGATGAGAACATAAAGAATCaactttataaagaaatgatAAAGATAACACACAAGGGAAAAGATTTACTAATAACT